In Virgibacillus sp. NKC19-16, a single genomic region encodes these proteins:
- a CDS encoding NAD(P)-dependent malic enzyme produces the protein MASLRDEALQMHKENKGKLTMKSRVPVRNEKDLSLAYSPGVAEPCKEIYDRKETVYDYTMKGNMVGVVSDGSAVLGLGNIGPEAALPVMEGKSVLFKNFAGVDSFPICLDTHDVEEIVRTVKLMEPTFGGINLEDIAAPNCFIIEERLKKETNIPIFHDDQHGTAIVTVAGLINALKLVGKSFSDIKVVANGAGAAGIAIVKLLYSFGVREMVMCDSKGAIFEGRPYGMNEVKDNVAKFTNNAKKEGSLEEMIEGADVFLGVSVAGALSKDMVEKMNDDAIIFAMANPDPEIMPDDAKASGAKVIGTGRSDFPNQVNNVLAFPGIFRGALDVRATRINERMKVAAANAIADLITDEELNEDYVIPNPFDARVAPNVAAGVAKAAMESGVARIEVDPDAVAENTRNLTLKENEG, from the coding sequence ATGGCCAGCTTGAGAGATGAAGCTTTGCAGATGCATAAGGAAAACAAAGGAAAATTAACGATGAAATCGAGGGTGCCTGTACGTAATGAGAAAGATTTAAGTTTAGCCTATTCCCCTGGCGTTGCGGAACCTTGTAAAGAAATATATGATAGGAAGGAAACCGTTTATGACTATACGATGAAGGGAAATATGGTTGGCGTCGTAAGTGATGGATCCGCGGTTTTAGGACTGGGAAATATTGGCCCTGAAGCAGCTCTGCCTGTTATGGAAGGGAAATCCGTATTGTTTAAAAATTTTGCTGGTGTTGATTCCTTTCCCATTTGTTTAGATACACATGATGTTGAGGAAATTGTTCGCACGGTGAAGCTAATGGAGCCAACGTTTGGTGGTATTAATTTAGAAGATATTGCAGCACCTAATTGTTTCATTATTGAAGAACGATTAAAAAAAGAAACAAATATCCCTATTTTTCACGATGACCAGCATGGAACAGCGATTGTAACGGTTGCTGGATTAATTAATGCATTAAAACTTGTTGGTAAATCTTTTTCCGATATTAAGGTTGTAGCAAATGGTGCAGGGGCAGCCGGAATCGCAATCGTTAAATTATTATATAGTTTTGGCGTCCGTGAGATGGTAATGTGTGATTCCAAGGGTGCTATTTTTGAAGGTAGACCTTATGGAATGAACGAAGTAAAGGACAATGTTGCCAAGTTCACTAATAATGCCAAAAAAGAAGGCTCACTTGAGGAAATGATTGAAGGTGCGGATGTATTTCTTGGTGTATCCGTTGCTGGGGCGCTATCTAAAGACATGGTTGAAAAAATGAACGATGATGCGATTATTTTTGCTATGGCAAACCCGGATCCTGAAATCATGCCGGACGATGCTAAAGCATCCGGCGCGAAAGTAATTGGAACGGGTAGATCAGATTTTCCAAACCAGGTTAATAATGTATTGGCATTTCCAGGTATTTTCCGTGGCGCTTTAGATGTACGGGCTACCAGAATTAATGAACGAATGAAAGTTGCAGCAGCAAATGCGATAGCAGATCTTATTACAGATGAAGAACTCAATGAAGATTATGTGATTCCTAATCCATTTGATGCTCGTGTTGCCCCAAATGTAGCTGCTGGTGTTGCCAAAGCTGCAATGGAATCAGGTGTTGCCAGAATCGAAGTTGACCCGGATGCGGTTGCTGAAAATACGAGAAATTTAACTTTAAAAGAGAATGAGGGTTAA
- a CDS encoding DRTGG domain-containing protein gives MATKHEQIIQHIIALPIGNKISVRGIAKDLNVSDGTAYRAIKEAENQGIVSTIERVGTIRIERKKKENFERLTFAEVINIIDGQVLGGREGLHKTLNKFVIGAMELDAMMRYTEADSLLIVGNRVKAHELALNEGAAVLITGGFDTEDHIKRLADERELPIISTSYDSFTVATMINRAIYDQLIKKEIVFVGDIFTPFEEAFYLDAKDTIKQWYELNQQSTHTRFPVVDDKKQVIGMVTSKDIISKDSNALIEKVMSKNPLAVQEKTSLASVAHMMVWEGIEVVPVVGQADKLLGIISRQDVLKALQQIQRQPQVGETIDDIVSANLVASEEEAFQTVVSPQMTNQLGTLSYGVFTALITEASSRLLLYRKKGDMVVENLTVFFIKPVQIDSNLTIKPKILEAGRMYAKIDVEVYNERRIVGKGLIMAQLIYR, from the coding sequence TTGGCAACGAAACATGAACAGATTATCCAACATATTATTGCCCTACCGATAGGGAATAAGATATCTGTAAGAGGAATTGCGAAAGATTTAAATGTGAGTGATGGTACAGCATATCGTGCAATTAAGGAAGCAGAAAATCAAGGAATTGTTAGTACAATCGAACGTGTTGGTACAATTAGGATTGAGCGGAAGAAGAAAGAGAATTTCGAGCGGCTAACATTTGCCGAAGTGATTAATATTATTGATGGACAAGTTTTGGGTGGGAGGGAAGGATTGCATAAAACCCTAAATAAATTTGTCATTGGTGCGATGGAACTGGATGCGATGATGCGCTATACCGAAGCGGATTCTTTATTAATCGTCGGTAACCGGGTGAAAGCACATGAATTAGCATTGAATGAAGGTGCAGCAGTTTTAATTACAGGTGGCTTTGATACAGAAGATCACATAAAACGTCTTGCTGATGAAAGAGAATTGCCAATCATATCAACGAGTTATGATTCCTTTACGGTTGCGACAATGATTAACCGGGCAATTTATGACCAATTAATCAAGAAGGAAATCGTTTTTGTAGGAGATATTTTTACGCCTTTCGAGGAAGCATTTTATTTAGATGCAAAAGATACCATTAAACAGTGGTATGAGCTGAATCAGCAGTCAACACACACTAGATTTCCTGTTGTAGATGATAAAAAACAAGTTATCGGTATGGTGACATCGAAGGATATTATCAGTAAAGACAGTAATGCCCTAATCGAAAAGGTAATGAGTAAAAATCCTTTAGCTGTACAAGAAAAAACTTCGCTCGCATCTGTGGCACATATGATGGTTTGGGAAGGAATTGAAGTTGTTCCTGTTGTTGGTCAAGCGGATAAATTACTCGGAATCATTTCAAGACAGGATGTGTTAAAAGCATTGCAGCAAATCCAGCGGCAACCGCAAGTCGGCGAGACAATTGATGATATCGTATCAGCGAATCTTGTTGCATCAGAAGAGGAAGCCTTTCAAACAGTGGTAAGCCCGCAAATGACAAATCAGCTTGGGACCCTGTCATACGGGGTTTTCACAGCCTTGATTACAGAAGCCAGCAGCAGATTGCTATTGTACCGGAAAAAAGGCGACATGGTTGTTGAGAATTTAACGGTATTTTTTATTAAACCAGTGCAGATAGATAGTAATTTGACCATAAAGCCAAAAATACTGGAAGCTGGTCGTATGTATGCTAAAATCGATGTAGAAGTTTATAATGAACGAAGAATTGTAGGGAAAGGATTAATCATGGCCCAGCTGATTTATCGGTAA
- a CDS encoding FadR/GntR family transcriptional regulator: MAVSMSPKQKVYQEVLHEIRKFIDRNDLKPGDKLPSERELSDTLHAGRSSIREALRAMELLGLIETRHGEGTYLSMYQPFQTVELLSSFILRENRIKHDLIRTKSLLEKEVAKVAFDHVNELDLKELDLIINDIEKDPYDRHIAFFYYLCKKTGNLLLAKVWQLMEEFSHTLNNQYYDETFYKELIQLYVQEKYQSIEILFNNAVPSAEE, encoded by the coding sequence ATGGCTGTGTCCATGTCACCAAAACAGAAAGTATATCAAGAAGTATTACATGAAATCCGTAAATTTATAGATCGTAATGACTTAAAACCTGGTGATAAGCTCCCTTCTGAAAGGGAGCTGTCTGATACATTGCATGCAGGCAGATCTTCTATCAGAGAAGCATTACGGGCGATGGAATTACTGGGGCTGATTGAAACGAGACATGGGGAAGGGACGTATTTAAGTATGTACCAACCCTTTCAAACAGTTGAGCTATTATCATCTTTTATCCTGCGGGAAAATAGAATAAAGCATGATTTAATACGAACGAAAAGCCTTTTAGAGAAAGAGGTAGCAAAAGTAGCTTTTGATCATGTGAATGAATTGGATCTAAAAGAATTGGATCTGATTATAAACGATATTGAAAAGGATCCGTATGATAGACATATCGCATTTTTTTACTATTTATGTAAAAAAACGGGGAATCTTTTGTTAGCAAAGGTATGGCAGCTAATGGAGGAATTTTCTCATACGTTGAACAATCAATACTATGATGAAACGTTTTATAAGGAGCTCATTCAATTATATGTACAGGAAAAATATCAATCCATCGAAATATTATTCAACAATGCAGTTCCATCTGCTGAAGAATAA
- a CDS encoding YtrH family sporulation protein — MVDERFFASFIHCYFIAFGVIIGGAIIGSIGEFATGNAPLTSIGRIARNLRIWAIAAAIGGTFDAIANFERGLFDGSTMDIFKQALLILSAMGGVKTAITLLEWLIQEDIT; from the coding sequence ATGGTCGATGAACGTTTTTTTGCTTCTTTTATTCATTGTTATTTTATTGCATTTGGTGTCATTATTGGCGGGGCTATCATTGGTAGTATTGGAGAATTTGCTACAGGCAATGCACCATTAACCTCCATTGGACGAATAGCTAGAAATTTACGTATATGGGCAATTGCAGCTGCAATTGGAGGCACATTTGATGCCATTGCCAATTTTGAAAGAGGCCTGTTTGATGGTTCAACTATGGATATATTTAAACAGGCATTGTTAATATTATCAGCCATGGGCGGCGTTAAAACGGCAATCACTTTACTGGAATGGCTCATCCAGGAGGATATCACCTAA
- a CDS encoding DHH family phosphoesterase — protein sequence MSIRQIIQAIEEYDTIIIHRHVRPDPDALGSQGGLKEMIKQSFPNKNVYAVGEEEPTLSFLVRMDQIDDQVYENALVIACDTANAPRISDERYSLGEKLIKIDHHPNVDPFGDILWVDDYASSTSEMIYELYLYSKEAGFKMNNVSARLLYAGIVGDTGRFLFPSTTKKTFQYASELVSFEFDRPTLYDGIYNINDNIARLKGYILQNFTLSTSGMSSVTLTKEILDEYGLNPSETGQLVGTLGDVEGIQAWVIFVEEEDVIRVRLRSKGPVINGIAAKYDGGGHPMASGASVETWEETEAVIEDLDEACRTFTK from the coding sequence ATGAGCATTAGACAAATCATTCAAGCAATTGAAGAATACGATACAATTATTATACATAGACATGTAAGGCCAGATCCAGATGCGTTAGGGTCTCAAGGCGGGTTGAAAGAAATGATTAAACAATCATTTCCAAATAAAAATGTGTATGCAGTTGGAGAAGAAGAACCGACATTGTCATTTTTGGTAAGGATGGATCAAATAGACGATCAGGTATATGAAAATGCGCTTGTAATAGCATGTGATACCGCAAATGCACCACGAATTTCAGACGAACGCTATTCTTTAGGTGAGAAACTGATAAAAATCGATCATCACCCGAATGTAGATCCGTTTGGAGATATATTGTGGGTGGATGACTATGCAAGCTCAACAAGTGAGATGATCTACGAATTATACCTTTATAGCAAGGAAGCGGGCTTTAAGATGAATAATGTAAGTGCGCGTCTCCTTTACGCTGGTATTGTCGGAGATACGGGAAGATTCCTGTTTCCTAGTACAACGAAAAAAACATTTCAATACGCTTCAGAACTGGTATCATTTGAATTTGACCGTCCGACTTTATACGATGGCATCTATAATATAAACGACAATATTGCAAGGCTCAAAGGGTATATCCTGCAGAACTTTACCCTTTCCACGTCAGGAATGAGTTCCGTTACATTGACGAAGGAAATTTTAGATGAATACGGATTAAACCCATCAGAAACCGGACAACTGGTCGGTACACTAGGTGATGTTGAAGGTATTCAAGCATGGGTTATTTTTGTGGAGGAAGAAGATGTCATACGGGTACGCCTTCGTTCTAAAGGCCCGGTCATTAATGGAATTGCTGCAAAATACGATGGTGGAGGACATCCAATGGCTTCAGGGGCATCTGTGGAAACATGGGAAGAAACAGAAGCTGTTATTGAAGATTTAGATGAGGCATGTAGAACTTTTACTAAATAA
- the ytrI gene encoding sporulation membrane protein YtrI: MHIPPYHKKATWQRFFIGTVIGAILSYGVYLYIYGSLYEQLLEENLELEAEVTELERQNEALTQDKEDLDEQTQQPITVETIEINITNDEELRLDRLIVHQLEDLINEEINHLIGENVTMIDDSSQLLRSSIENKGFTVDDFTYYFEVTQLTVSRNMILTVEATLSNEP; encoded by the coding sequence ATGCATATTCCTCCTTATCATAAAAAGGCAACTTGGCAACGTTTTTTTATTGGAACTGTTATTGGTGCCATTCTATCCTATGGTGTTTATTTATATATCTATGGTTCTCTGTATGAACAACTTCTGGAAGAAAACCTTGAACTAGAAGCAGAAGTAACAGAATTAGAAAGGCAGAACGAAGCATTGACACAGGATAAAGAAGATTTAGATGAACAAACACAGCAGCCAATAACCGTGGAGACGATTGAAATAAACATTACGAACGACGAAGAGTTGCGACTTGATAGACTCATTGTTCATCAATTGGAAGACTTAATTAATGAAGAAATAAATCATCTGATCGGGGAAAACGTTACAATGATTGATGACAGTAGCCAGCTGTTACGCTCAAGTATTGAAAACAAGGGATTTACCGTTGATGATTTTACCTATTACTTTGAAGTAACCCAACTAACGGTTTCAAGAAATATGATTCTAACGGTTGAAGCAACACTTTCAAATGAACCGTAG
- the dnaE gene encoding DNA polymerase III subunit alpha, translating into MAYTHLQVRSGYSLMNSTITIDKLIEKAKDLNFEALALTDEQVLYGVVPFYNACKNNGIKPIIGMVVHTMDDQEDMHSCILLAKSNVGYQSLVKISTHMQRLRMTSIGVEELLDYAEGLVCILPATNRKLATLLETENHDNVMAYLSEWRNLVQQGDFYLGVQDHGMEHEQRIQKPLKAFHERYNIPVVAINDVRYLNEKDDIAYDCLQAMKNGDRWEMQITDTEAGQKHLRSSFEMEQLFSSFWPEVIKEAEAIVEKCNVTFDFNRRMIPSYPVPEELNAHTYLEKICWENLHEKYDGNTEKAAGRLSYELSIIQSMQFSDYFLIVADFINYAKENHILVGPGRGSAAGSLVAYVLGITDVDPIEYDLLFERFLNPERLTMPDIDIDFSDDRRDEVIDYVRSKYGEEHVAQIITFGTFAARSILRELIKTMDVDERDADYILKHIPVSQNKRIAELVKQSEDLTNYLKQSGKLKALFRVATKLEGLPRHISTHAAGVVISENPLMEHIPLTIGANDTNLTQYPMNDLEELGLLKIDFLGLRNLTLLERIIRSINHTGNKNLSLEMIPENDSKTFALLQTGKTNGIFQLESQGMKNVLTKLKPSTFEDIVAVNALFRPGPMDFIPTYINRKYEREKVTYPHPDLKPILEKTYGVLVYQEQIMQIASHIAGFSLGKADILRRAVSKKQQDVMDEQRAAFINGCTKNGYEKSVAQEIFDWIVKFSNYGFNRSHAVAYSKISYQLSYLKAHYPANFFAALLSSVANQQDKVNTYMKEMKDLNLTIQPPSINKSYGTFSVEGKQIRMGLISIKGIGNQVMKEIITVRKQGPFKNLFDFCLRVSLKTVNRAALELLIMAGAFDDLHSNRASLLASTDHAMEQGELFGEFNDQQALFQDQIKLETSYVDMEDFSLVKKLADEKELLGIYVSSHPLKEHRNKLRANGYVSINHAKNLVGKRNIKSAAIVQTIKTIRTKRGDPMAFITIGDEVGDMEAVVFPEVYRASNTWLKEEMIILLDGKIESRNNRIQWQLSDIQPFDENELKTGEDKRLFIKIAGENSEIALQEINRIASLHPGSTPIIIHHEGSKKTYKLANSYSINPNPDCVEALSAYFGKTNVVLEK; encoded by the coding sequence ATGGCATACACACATTTACAAGTAAGAAGTGGATACAGCCTGATGAATAGTACGATTACAATCGACAAGTTAATAGAGAAAGCTAAAGATTTAAACTTCGAGGCATTGGCACTTACAGATGAACAGGTGCTATATGGAGTGGTACCTTTTTATAACGCTTGTAAAAATAATGGAATAAAGCCAATCATTGGAATGGTTGTACATACAATGGATGACCAAGAAGACATGCATTCCTGTATTCTATTGGCAAAATCAAATGTAGGCTATCAATCACTTGTTAAAATTAGTACACACATGCAACGTCTTAGGATGACAAGTATCGGGGTGGAAGAGCTTCTTGATTATGCAGAAGGTCTCGTTTGTATTTTACCAGCAACTAATAGGAAGCTTGCAACCTTACTTGAAACAGAAAACCATGATAACGTGATGGCTTATCTAAGTGAATGGAGGAATTTGGTTCAACAAGGTGATTTTTATTTGGGTGTACAAGATCATGGAATGGAACATGAACAGCGCATACAAAAGCCACTGAAGGCTTTTCATGAGAGGTATAATATTCCTGTTGTTGCAATTAATGACGTTCGGTATTTAAACGAAAAGGATGATATCGCATATGATTGCCTACAAGCAATGAAAAATGGGGATCGCTGGGAGATGCAGATCACGGATACCGAGGCGGGTCAGAAACATTTGCGTTCCTCTTTCGAAATGGAGCAATTATTTTCCTCTTTTTGGCCGGAAGTAATCAAAGAAGCAGAGGCTATTGTGGAAAAATGCAATGTAACATTCGACTTCAATCGGCGTATGATCCCGTCTTACCCTGTGCCGGAGGAATTGAATGCACATACCTATTTGGAAAAAATATGCTGGGAAAATTTGCATGAAAAATATGATGGAAATACAGAAAAGGCTGCGGGTCGTTTAAGCTATGAACTAAGTATTATTCAATCCATGCAGTTTAGTGATTACTTTTTGATCGTTGCCGATTTTATTAACTATGCAAAAGAGAATCATATACTAGTCGGACCTGGAAGAGGATCTGCTGCAGGTTCGTTGGTTGCATATGTATTGGGGATAACGGATGTAGATCCGATTGAATATGATTTGCTGTTTGAGCGTTTTCTAAATCCAGAGCGACTCACCATGCCTGATATTGATATTGACTTTTCAGATGATAGACGTGATGAGGTGATTGACTATGTTCGGAGTAAGTACGGAGAAGAACATGTAGCACAAATTATCACATTTGGTACGTTTGCTGCCAGGTCCATTCTTCGCGAGCTAATCAAAACAATGGATGTTGACGAGAGGGATGCTGATTATATATTAAAGCACATTCCAGTTTCCCAGAATAAACGTATTGCAGAGCTTGTCAAGCAATCTGAGGACTTAACGAACTATTTGAAGCAATCGGGAAAATTGAAGGCATTATTTAGAGTCGCAACAAAGCTAGAAGGATTACCAAGACATATCTCTACACATGCAGCAGGTGTCGTCATTAGTGAGAACCCTTTAATGGAGCATATTCCACTAACCATTGGAGCGAATGATACGAATTTAACACAATATCCAATGAATGATCTTGAAGAGCTAGGGTTATTAAAAATCGACTTTCTAGGATTGCGCAATTTAACATTACTCGAGCGAATTATACGATCGATAAACCATACAGGAAATAAAAATTTGTCTCTGGAAATGATTCCGGAAAATGATTCGAAAACATTCGCTCTTTTGCAGACCGGGAAAACAAACGGTATTTTTCAACTGGAATCACAAGGGATGAAGAATGTACTTACAAAATTAAAACCATCCACATTTGAAGACATTGTAGCAGTTAACGCGCTTTTTCGTCCCGGACCGATGGATTTTATTCCAACCTATATTAATCGTAAATATGAGCGGGAGAAGGTTACCTATCCACACCCGGATTTGAAACCTATCTTGGAGAAGACATACGGTGTTTTGGTCTATCAGGAACAAATCATGCAGATCGCAAGTCATATTGCCGGATTTTCACTCGGGAAAGCGGATATACTCAGGCGTGCCGTTAGCAAAAAACAGCAAGACGTGATGGATGAACAACGAGCCGCCTTTATTAATGGCTGCACAAAAAATGGATATGAAAAATCGGTAGCACAAGAGATTTTTGACTGGATTGTGAAATTCTCCAATTATGGTTTTAATCGAAGCCATGCTGTGGCATATAGTAAAATTTCGTATCAGCTCAGCTACTTAAAAGCACATTATCCGGCCAACTTCTTCGCCGCCCTGCTCAGCTCTGTTGCTAATCAACAGGATAAAGTAAACACATATATGAAAGAGATGAAAGATTTAAATCTTACCATCCAACCACCATCCATTAATAAAAGTTATGGGACGTTTTCGGTGGAAGGCAAGCAAATACGGATGGGTCTTATAAGCATCAAGGGAATCGGGAACCAGGTAATGAAAGAAATTATTACCGTCCGTAAACAGGGTCCGTTTAAAAATTTATTTGACTTTTGTTTGCGTGTTTCATTGAAAACTGTAAACCGGGCTGCATTGGAACTTCTTATCATGGCCGGGGCTTTTGATGACCTGCATTCGAACAGAGCAAGCCTTTTGGCATCCACTGATCATGCGATGGAACAAGGGGAGCTTTTTGGCGAATTTAATGATCAACAAGCTTTATTTCAGGATCAAATCAAACTTGAGACAAGCTATGTCGACATGGAGGATTTTAGCTTAGTGAAAAAATTAGCAGACGAGAAAGAGCTTCTTGGTATATACGTGTCCAGTCATCCGTTAAAAGAGCATAGAAACAAGCTTCGGGCCAATGGGTATGTTTCGATCAATCATGCCAAAAATTTAGTTGGCAAACGGAATATAAAGAGCGCAGCGATTGTCCAAACAATAAAGACGATCCGAACAAAACGAGGGGATCCAATGGCTTTTATCACGATTGGGGATGAGGTGGGTGACATGGAAGCTGTTGTTTTTCCGGAAGTATATCGCGCTTCCAATACATGGCTTAAAGAAGAAATGATCATTCTGTTAGATGGGAAAATTGAATCCAGGAATAATCGTATTCAATGGCAACTATCGGATATCCAACCATTTGACGAAAACGAATTGAAAACGGGGGAAGATAAGCGTTTGTTTATTAAAATAGCGGGTGAAAATAGTGAAATTGCACTTCAGGAAATTAACAGAATCGCAAGCCTTCATCCGGGAAGTACCCCGATTATTATTCATCATGAAGGAAGCAAAAAGACATACAAGTTAGCAAATAGCTATTCCATCAACCCAAATCCGGACTGTGTTGAAGCACTATCTGCGTATTTCGGGAAAACAAATGTCGTTTTGGAAAAGTAA
- the accA gene encoding acetyl-CoA carboxylase carboxyl transferase subunit alpha has translation MKQILEFEKPIVNLKEKIAELKRFTEDGDIDLSEEITTLEKRLAELEDDIYGNLKPWDRVQMARHQERPTTLDYVEKLFTNFLEFHGDRLYGDDEAIVAGIAYYKGTPVTLIGHQRGKGTKENIRRNFGMPHPEGYRKALRHMKQAEKFNRPIISFIDTKGAYPGKAAEERGQSEAIARNLMEMAGLTVPIICIVIGEGGSGGALAIGVGDHIHMLENATYSVISPEGAAALLWKDAGLAQKAAETMKITSYDLKKLDIIDTIIPEPKGGAHGDIDQQAAYMDQVIEQSLTGLTKYKTEELLEKRWEKYKQIGDYEILG, from the coding sequence GTGAAGCAAATATTGGAGTTTGAGAAACCTATCGTAAATTTAAAAGAAAAGATAGCCGAATTGAAGCGTTTTACCGAGGATGGTGATATTGACTTATCAGAGGAAATTACCACATTGGAAAAACGGCTGGCAGAGTTAGAAGATGATATTTACGGTAATCTAAAGCCTTGGGATCGAGTTCAAATGGCCAGACATCAAGAGCGTCCAACGACACTGGATTATGTAGAGAAATTATTTACCAACTTTTTAGAATTCCATGGAGATCGCCTGTATGGTGATGATGAAGCAATTGTAGCAGGTATAGCGTATTATAAGGGTACCCCTGTAACCCTCATTGGTCACCAGCGAGGAAAGGGCACAAAAGAGAACATTCGGCGAAATTTCGGTATGCCTCATCCTGAGGGATATCGTAAAGCATTACGGCATATGAAGCAGGCTGAAAAGTTCAATCGTCCGATCATTTCGTTCATTGACACAAAGGGTGCTTACCCTGGTAAAGCTGCCGAGGAACGTGGACAAAGTGAAGCCATTGCCCGTAATTTAATGGAAATGGCAGGACTTACTGTGCCCATTATTTGCATCGTTATAGGCGAAGGGGGCAGTGGTGGAGCTTTAGCCATAGGTGTAGGGGATCATATTCATATGCTGGAGAATGCTACATATTCTGTAATCTCCCCAGAAGGAGCTGCTGCCTTGCTTTGGAAAGATGCAGGCTTAGCTCAAAAAGCAGCCGAAACCATGAAAATAACGTCCTATGATTTGAAAAAATTAGATATAATAGATACAATTATTCCAGAACCAAAGGGTGGGGCGCATGGTGATATAGATCAGCAAGCGGCATATATGGATCAAGTTATAGAGCAGTCATTAACGGGTTTGACTAAATATAAAACGGAAGAATTACTGGAAAAAAGATGGGAAAAATATAAACAAATTGGTGATTATGAGATTTTAGGATAA
- a CDS encoding YtpI family protein → MFIFPIIIVLSAVLYVYYKVAIVKSEDRLTQAYFNGKSRLCLGSLVFFFGINQYIFYQTRISLFIGIVFVLLGAFLLYDAFKEVKHYRKEWKRLNA, encoded by the coding sequence ATGTTTATTTTCCCAATTATTATCGTACTTTCAGCTGTTTTATATGTATATTATAAAGTTGCCATTGTCAAAAGTGAAGATAGACTAACACAAGCCTACTTTAACGGAAAGTCCCGTCTATGTCTCGGTAGTTTAGTCTTCTTTTTCGGTATAAATCAGTACATTTTCTACCAAACAAGAATCTCTTTATTTATCGGTATCGTTTTTGTTCTACTTGGAGCCTTTCTCCTTTATGATGCTTTCAAAGAAGTAAAGCATTACCGGAAAGAATGGAAACGACTGAATGCATAA
- the accD gene encoding acetyl-CoA carboxylase, carboxyltransferase subunit beta, producing MLKDFFGKRRKYASMPSEQAKQDIPEGLMQKCKGCHKIYYRKEMKKNLNVCPNCGFHHQLTAWERIQYVCDEGTFQEWDKQLVTGNPLEFPEYEEKIARDREKTGLNEGVITGKGMITGQAAAFGVMDASFRMGSMGSVMGEKIARAIENAKDESLPFIIFTASGGARMQEGVLSLMQMTKTSVAIKRFSEAGGLMISVMTNPTTGGVSASFASLGDYNFAEPSALIGFAGRRIIEQTIREKLPEDFQTAEFQLKHGQLDQVVHRHEMKSLLSTLLEFHQKGGEIS from the coding sequence TTGCTTAAGGATTTTTTTGGCAAGCGAAGGAAATATGCATCCATGCCAAGTGAACAAGCCAAACAGGATATTCCTGAAGGTTTAATGCAAAAATGCAAGGGATGCCATAAAATTTATTATCGTAAGGAAATGAAAAAGAATTTAAATGTGTGTCCAAACTGCGGCTTTCATCATCAATTAACGGCTTGGGAGCGAATTCAATATGTATGTGATGAAGGGACTTTCCAGGAGTGGGACAAGCAGCTTGTTACTGGTAATCCACTTGAATTTCCGGAATACGAAGAAAAGATCGCCCGTGATCGTGAGAAAACGGGGCTTAATGAAGGTGTGATAACTGGCAAGGGAATGATAACTGGTCAGGCCGCAGCTTTTGGTGTCATGGATGCAAGCTTTAGAATGGGGAGTATGGGCTCCGTAATGGGCGAGAAAATTGCACGAGCAATTGAAAATGCGAAAGATGAATCATTACCTTTTATAATTTTCACTGCTTCTGGTGGTGCTAGAATGCAAGAAGGGGTCCTAAGTCTTATGCAAATGACAAAGACTTCTGTAGCTATTAAGCGTTTCAGTGAAGCAGGCGGATTAATGATTTCTGTTATGACTAATCCAACTACAGGCGGTGTATCTGCCAGTTTTGCTTCGCTCGGGGATTATAATTTTGCTGAGCCTAGTGCACTGATAGGTTTTGCAGGGAGACGAATTATTGAGCAAACAATTCGTGAAAAATTACCAGAGGATTTTCAAACAGCTGAATTTCAATTAAAACATGGTCAACTGGATCAGGTGGTCCATCGGCATGAGATGAAAAGCCTCCTTTCGACATTACTCGAATTTCATCAGAAGGGCGGGGAAATCTCGTGA